A window of Paraburkholderia sp. ZP32-5 genomic DNA:
CCCCTAAATTCCGGTGTCGATAACTGCAAATGCAACGGTTTCACCTCGTGCTTTTCAACCGGAATGGGATGTGTGTATGAATGCAGTGACAAAAAGTTTCACCGATGCGCTGCGCCACCCGAGCGCGCGTCTCAGTCAGCGTTTGCGGGTCTGGGTCGGGATACCCGAACACGACTTCGATGTCGTCAGGTTCCGGGTGCGCGGGGGATTCTGCAACGACTATACAGCCGATGTAACGGTGACTTCGTCACGACTCGATATCGACGGCAAGCAGTACGTTGGACGGCGAGCGGGGCTGCAGATCGACGAACGCGTGGCCGTGCCGTCGGTCAACTATGTTGACCCCGTCGATCATGAAGCCGCCACCTTCAACGGCGTGATCACGCGCATCAAACGGATCGGCGTAAGCCGCGACGAAGCCACCTACCGGCTACGTATCGAGCCGCGCTTTGCTGCCCTCTGCAAGCGGATCGTCAAGTCGGACACCTTCAAGGACGTGACGCTGCAGGAGTTGATCAGACAGGCGCTGGTCGATCGCAAGAACTTCGACGCATTCGACGTGGAGTTCCAGATAGAAGGGCTGCAGGAAAAAATGGAAGAAGTAGTGATGTACGAAGAGTCATTATGGAACTTCATCACCCGTCACTGCCGCCGCAAGGGCGTTTTCTGGTTTTACAAGCAGGGGCGAGGCAAGAGTGGCCGGCTCGATACGATAGTCTTTGCCAACGATCCACTCGCCTATGTCCGTTCAGTCGATGTCCCGTTTATCCCGGATTCGGGCCTTTCGGCCGGGTGTCACGAGGCGGTACTGTCGCTCAACGACGCGCGTGCCCTTGTGCCCGCCACGATCGAGCTGTATGAGCGGAACTACCGGACGCCCGAGGACCCACTACGGGCAACGGCGAACATCTCCAGCGAAGCAGACGACCGCTCGGTGTTCGGACAGATCAGCCGCAGCGCAGAGTTCCACCTGACGCAACGGCAGGGCGAGGCACTCACGCAGACGCGACGTGACGAACAGATTGCGCGCCAGGTGACGCTCTCCGGCACGACGAACGCCTTGGGCATTGCGCCGGGCGTCGTGATGAAAACGACCAATGTGAAGGTGCCTCGCGCTGAATACGGGTTCGTGATCACGTCGATGGTCATGAAAGGCAGTCGCACGAAACCGGCACACGCCCGCTTCAAGGCGATGCCTGCGCATCTGGCCTACAGGCCGAAATTCGACTATGAGCGGGACTGGCGTTTTCTGAAAGGTCCCGTCGCAGGCGTTGTCACGACTTTTGATTCGACGCCCTACGGATGTATGGACGAGCACGGTCGTTACCCCGTCCTGCCGAAGTTCCTGCAGGGTGCGGGCAACACCGACCGGCAACTGCTGAAACTGCGCCTGCTGCGCGTGTCGTCATCGGATCAGGGCGGTTTGCATGCGCCTTTGCTGCCGGGGACCGAAGTGTTGCTGGAGGGCGCGCACGCGGATGTGGACCGTTTGCATATCACCGGCGCCCTGCATGACTATGCGCACCGCGATCCGGTTCGGAGTACGGATGCGTTGTATAGCTATGCCATCTGGCGTTCTCCATTGCTCGGTGCCGAGGTCGTTTTCAACGATCTGAAGGACAAGGAAAGCGCACGCCTCGCAACGGTGTACAGCCAGTCGGCGGTGAACCTCGGTTATCTGCTCGATAGCAAAAAGCTGCCGCGCGGGACGGGCTACGAGGCGACGACCCTGGCGTGGGCGACCATGCGCGCAGCGAAGGGACTGTTCTTTTCGGCGGACGCGGCATCAGGGGCCGACACGCAACACCTGGACATGCCCGCCGCCGTCGCGCAGCTAAAGGCGGCTCTTCAGCGCGTGACGGATCTAGCAACGGCGACAACACAGGCTGGGGCCGATCCTGCCGATCGTGCCACCCAGTCGGCGTTGCTCGACGGGCTGAATGAACTGCGCGACGCGGGGTTGCTCGCCAGCGCCCCCGGCGGCATGGCGTTCGTCACGCCGAAATCGATGCAGCACTCGGCGGGGCAGAACGCGATCGTTACGGCAGGCCAGGATATGGACGTGAGTGTCGTCCAGCGCCTGCGCATGGCGGTGGGCGGGATGATC
This region includes:
- a CDS encoding type VI secretion system Vgr family protein gives rise to the protein MNAVTKSFTDALRHPSARLSQRLRVWVGIPEHDFDVVRFRVRGGFCNDYTADVTVTSSRLDIDGKQYVGRRAGLQIDERVAVPSVNYVDPVDHEAATFNGVITRIKRIGVSRDEATYRLRIEPRFAALCKRIVKSDTFKDVTLQELIRQALVDRKNFDAFDVEFQIEGLQEKMEEVVMYEESLWNFITRHCRRKGVFWFYKQGRGKSGRLDTIVFANDPLAYVRSVDVPFIPDSGLSAGCHEAVLSLNDARALVPATIELYERNYRTPEDPLRATANISSEADDRSVFGQISRSAEFHLTQRQGEALTQTRRDEQIARQVTLSGTTNALGIAPGVVMKTTNVKVPRAEYGFVITSMVMKGSRTKPAHARFKAMPAHLAYRPKFDYERDWRFLKGPVAGVVTTFDSTPYGCMDEHGRYPVLPKFLQGAGNTDRQLLKLRLLRVSSSDQGGLHAPLLPGTEVLLEGAHADVDRLHITGALHDYAHRDPVRSTDALYSYAIWRSPLLGAEVVFNDLKDKESARLATVYSQSAVNLGYLLDSKKLPRGTGYEATTLAWATMRAAKGLFFSADAASGADTQHLDMPAAVAQLKAALQRVTDLATATTQAGADPADRATQSALLDGLNELRDAGLLASAPGGMAFVTPKSMQHSAGQNAIVTAGQDMDVSVVQRLRMAVGGMISLCAHKLGINLTAAKGKFTASALTDGMDLFAKQQVRIASESADIQLAAKTKIALNSGGASLEIEGGSMTFRCPGAFKIKAGSFTFVGPDNVPTQLPSLPKSSLKISDPYSSSH